The following are encoded in a window of Castanea sativa cultivar Marrone di Chiusa Pesio chromosome 5, ASM4071231v1 genomic DNA:
- the LOC142636884 gene encoding FCS-Like Zinc finger 17-like: MLLKFKSPFKMEDEVNKQSKQHNKSSYAGQAVSNNGTSLAVGLRILTQVSHGESNILVKSALKLTQPTSHPQFPLHLQTKSLESCFLKMCHLCDKELSLDKDVYMYRGDQGFCSIECRNRQIVLDEMRELEASTKNMVASYRHCCNSGRRETQILLEEIGQRHEPRPIRCQINWAIVS; encoded by the exons ATGCTTCTAAAGTTCAAGAGTCCCTTCAAAATGGAAGATGAAGTTAATAAGCAGAGTAAACAACACAATAAGTCCAGCTATGCAGGCCAGGCAGTCTCAAACAACGGCACTTCATTAGCTGTTGGGTTACGAATCCTTACACAGGTTTCACATGGTGAATCCAATATCCTTGTGAAATCCGCATTGAAATTAACCCAACCCACCTCTCATCCTCAATTCCCACTTCATCTTCAgaccaaatctcttgaatcttGCTTTCTAAAAATGTGTCACCTATGTGATAAGGAACTAAGCCTTGATAAAGATGTGTACATGTACAG GGGTGACCAAGGCTTTTGTAGCATAGAGTGCCGGAACAGACAAATTGTATTGGATGAAATGAGAGAATTAGAAGCTTCTACGAAGAACATGGTGGCATCTTATAGACATTGTTGCAATAGTGGCAGACGTGAGACTCAAATACTCCTTGAGGAAATAGGTCAGAGACATGAGCCTAGGCCAATCCGTTGTCAAATAAATTGGGCGATAGTGTCATAG